The region GGCAGTTAACGGTGAATACTTCGACCAGATGAAGTCAGGAGAGAAGACGGAAGAGTATCGCCTGGTTAATAAATACTGGTGTCGCAGGCTATCGCATGGTCACAACCAAAAGCTACCGCGACGATTTGATCGCCTTATTATCACCCGCGGATATCCAAAGCGTGATGATATGAGTAGGCGTATCGATGTCCCATATGCTGGATATGAAGTGAAGGTGATAACTCACCCTCACTTCGGGCCGGAGCCGGTTAAAGTGTTCGCTATCAAGGTGAATATTTAATACTGGCGCAACGTCAAGCAACATTACTCACCCTCAAAATTAGTGTTATAATTAGGTCGCAGTCGGATTGAGCACCCGGTTGTGACCTCTGCATCTGATTGGGAAATTAGATGCGAAACACAAAGAGTACTTCAAACCACCTGTCACAGATGCAGAAATGCACCTGCGATTTTCTGCATTCTGCGTTACCTCTCGTAGGTGGCGTATGAAGCAACAATTCCACCTCGTAAACGAATCCGTAAAGCAGAACGCCATCAACTACATTCGTGAGTTGCCGGTCGACGCTAAGCGTCCACTGATTCTCGACATCAAAGAGATGACCCGCACTGCTCAGCAAAACCGTAAATTATGGCCTCTGCTGAAAGACCTCTCCGATCAGGTTCTCTGGTTTGGAAACAAATACGACTCAGACGACTGGAAAGATTTGATAACCGCAATGGTCGCAAAGTCCAATAAGCAGGAGCAACGAATGGCTCCAGGTCTGGATGGCGGAATTGTGATGTTCGGTCAACGTACCAGCAAGATGACTGTGCGCCAGATGGTAGAAGTCATCGAGGCAATCTACTGGTTCGGCACTCAGCAGAACGTCAAATTCAGCGACAAGTCACGCATTGAAATTGAATGGGCTAAGCAGTGGGGTGATCGCAATGCGTAAACCAACCAGCCGCAGCTGCAAAATCTGCAAGACCAAATTCACCGCTATCTACGACAACGTATGGTGGTGCTGTCCTGAGCATGGCTTCGAGTACAGCCAACTCCTGTTAGCCAAGAAGAAACTGGCAGCCGAGCGCAAGCGCAAGCAGGAGGCGCAGCAGGAACGCCGTGAGCTGAAGGTTAGGAAAGCCGCACTTAAACCTCTCAGCCACTGGATCAGCATTACTCAGCGCGTTTTCAATGACTACATCAGGGCCAGAGATGGGAAGGTTTGCATTAGCTGTGGCAGCAAAACCGCCATCAGTTACCACGCTGGTCACTACAGAACGACAGCTGCAGCATCTCAGCTTCGGTTCAATGAAGATAATTGCTCCAGCCAATGCGCCGCATGCAACGTTCATAAGTCAGGTTCAATCACAGAGTATAGGTCTGGGCTTATCAAAAAAATTGGCCTTCAGAGAGTGTTGGACCTCGAATCAGACAGCCGAGTAGTGAAGTACACAAAAGATTCACTAGCGGAAATCCGTCAAACCTACCGTAAGAAACTCAAGGAGATCCTCAATGATTAAGAGGAAATTATCTGTCACGTCTGGGCAGAAGTTCAACAGATTAACTGTCGTGGATCCTTGCGTACGAAAAAATGGCGATATTTACCATTTCTGCCGGTGCGAATGTGGCGTTGAACGGCTTTTCCTCGCGCGAAATATTGAGAGCGGTAAGTCAAAAAGTTGTGGCTGTCTTTCCAGAGAGAAGGCCAAAGAGCGGGCAACGCATGGCCTTTCAAAATCCCCTATTTATATGACCTGGTCTCGCATGTGTCGACGTTGTGATAACCAAAAGGTTGCTAGATATAAAAACTACGGCGGAAGAGGGATTAAGGTCTGCGAACGTTGGAAAAACTTTGAGAACTTCTATGAAGACATGGGAGATATTCCAGGACCTGATTTCTCAATTGGGCGCATTGATAACGATAAAGATTATTGTCCTGAAAATTGCAGATGGGAGACAGCGGAGCAGCAGCAGAACAATACAAGCAGAACCATCTGGATAGAGCACGATGGCTTGCGCATGAGCTTGACTCAGTGGGCAAAGAAACTCAATCAGCCATATTCACTCCTAAAAAATCGACATGCCGCAGGTTGGAGCGCCGAGGAGATCCTTTCAGATAGAAAGGACCAGCGTAAATTCATCACCTTCCAAGGCGAGACGAAGCTTACGACAGAATGGATGAGAGATTTAGGCATCCCCATTTCGTCGTTCTACCACCACGCCAGAAAAGGCCTAACCAAAGAAGAAATAATTGCTCTGTATGCAGGCAACGCGAGAGAGGATAAGTCATGACCCGCACCGATATCGACAACTATCAGCGCTCGTCAGTAGAGCGTGCTACCAGGCTGACTCCTTACGCAAGAAGCGAAATAGCCCGTCTGGATGTTGAGACAGCAGAACTTCAGAAACGCATCGATCGGAACAACGAATTACGCCGTGAAATCATCAACCGCGCAAACATGAACAAGGGGCCGTCAGCATGAAACTGGAACTAACTGCAGATCAACATCGCTGGATAGATAACTGGCTTCACCTTTGGGGCGCGTGGGCTCAGACCGGTAAAATCGACAAATCGATGATTAACATGATCGCCAATTTCATGGCGACAGTCGAAGGGCAACAATCCAGCCGACCGATGTGTAGTGATGATGATGGCATGCTGATTGATGCAGTGCTGCGTCATTACCTGAAGAACGTCGATGAAAACGCGTGGCGGGTAATTTTCGCTTACTACGTCTGCAACTCCAGCGAGATACGGATCGCCTCATGGCAGCATGCTGTCAGCAAACCACGCCTGATGAAGACCCGCGCCGGTAACCAGTACAAGCGCCCGAGCCTTTCTACTACTCGCAGAGAAGTGAAAGAAACCATCAATGCAGCGTTGTTCTGTTTGTATCAACCGCTGCAAAATGCTTTCAACGGTCGTGAAAGTGTGAGGAAAGTTGCAAAAAATGTTCACAACGTGCTTGCATTCCAATGAACAAATGAGCATTATATTTAGTGTAGGTTGCCGTATTTGCGTTTAACCTATACAGACATGAAGCCAGAGGTAGTTATGTTTTCAGCAGGTAATGACACGAAGGAAGGTGTTGAGTACATCACTGGTACTGATGGCGTGAAAAGGCCAATGTCTTATTACAAGGCTGCGGCTGAACGGGCAAGAAAGGAAAATGAACCTCAAAAATATGGTTCTTTTTTTGATTTTCTTGATAATCCGCAATGGCCATTCTGAATATCAAACAGGTCGCTTAGGCGGCCTTTTTTATTGCACCAAATCCCTACCAGGACCATAAGAGCGAAAGCTCAACGCACTACCCTCATCTTGCCCACTTCGCCGTGGGCTTTTTTATTCGCGCCCATCCATACAGCTAACCACTTACTCCTTGAACGCAATGGGTGAGGCGCTTCTCTCTACGACACAGCACCCGCTAATTACGCGAGGTGAGAGCATGTATCGAATGGACAAACTAACAACGGGCATCGCCTATGGAGCTTCAGCCACCAACACCGGCTACTGGTTGTTGCAGCTAACAGATCGTGTGTCTCCATCACAATGGGCGGCAATTGGTGTCATTGGAAGTCTGGTGTTTGGCCTTCTGACGTATCTGACAAATCTCTATTTCAAAATCAGAGAGGATCGGCGTAAAGCCGCACGAGGTGAATAATGTCTCCAGCATTGCGGAACAGCGTACTTGGTGCCATTGGTGGCGGGGCTATTGCTATAGCTTCTGTGCTGATCACCGGTCCGAATGGTAATGATGGACTCGAAGGCATCCGATACGAGCCGTATCAGGATGTTGTTGGGGTGTGGACCGTGTGCTGGGGTCATGCCGGCAAAGACATTATCCTCGGCAAGACCTACACAAAATCCGAGTGTCAGGCGCTGCTTGATAAAGACCTGAACACCGTGGCGCGTCAGATTAACCCGTACATTAAGGTTCCCATTCCAGAAACGACTCGAGGGGCGCTTTACTCATTTGTCTACAACGTCGGCGCTGGCAACTTCAAAACATCCACACTGCTACGCAAAATCAACCAGGGTGACATCCAAGGTGCATGCGAACAGTTAAAGCGATGGAATAAAGCCGGTGGCGTTGTCTGGAAAGGATTGATTACCCGGCGTGAAATTGAGCGTGAAGTCTGCGAGTGGGGGCAGAAATGAGCCGGTTAACCGCAATCATCATTGCCGTTGTCGTCTGCATCATCGTGTCGCTTGGCTGGGCTGTTAATCACTACCGCGATAACGCCTCCGAATACAAGAAACAGCGCGACGAGAAAACTAAGGCGCTGAATATGGCTAACGACACTATCACCGACATGCAGACCCGCCAGCGTGATGTTGCTGCTCTGGATACCAAATACACTCAGGACTTAGCTGATGCGAAAAAGCAGCTTGATGATTTGCAGCGTTGCGTTCGTGATGGCAAGTGTGGGTTGCGCGTCAACGCAAAATGTCCCACGAACGGAGCGACCGGCACCGGCAGCCTGGGCGATGCTTCCGGCCCCCGACTTACAGACTCCGCTCAACGGGATTATTTCACCCTCAGAGAGCGAATTGCCACAGTGACTAAGCAGGTCGAATATCTGCAGGACTACATCAAGACGCAGTGCCTGAGGTAAGAGGTGAGAAAGCGAGAGCGCGAAGTAACATTGCTCTACGGAATATCACTCATACGCGATGACGTTCTCAATCATCCTGAGATAAAGCCAACGCTGGCTGACAGAATAATCACCCTCATACACCACTTTTTCTACATCGCATCTGCGCTTGTTATCGCAGCGTCAGGATTCGCATTCTTCATCTGGTCATCGACATTTCTGTAAGTCGATGCAATACAACAACCGGAGCCAACAATGGCAGAGCTAAATACCATGACTGACGAACAGAAATTCAAGTTAGAAATTTACAAGCTGGTCATGAGCCAGAATGCGGCCGCTGAAGAAGCTTTCTCCTTTATCGGGACTGACCAATTGAAACTGGAGTTGTTCAAAATCCACTTTCAGGCAGGCGGCGCGAATTCAGATGTCACTACTCGAACGATTGAGGCTGTGCGCAAATCGAAAGAAGCGTTGGGCCTTTTCACTACCGGAGCATGATATGACCACTGTTGCATGGGACGGAAAGACATTGGCATCTGACACCCAGGCTTCAACTGGTGATGTCGTTTGCTCTCTCAGTGAGCAGAAGATTTACACTGCTCCATCATCAGGATGGGAAGTGTACGGAGACAAGATCGTTGCCGTTGGGTGCTCTGGTGATTGCGGAGCTGAAATGGAACTGCAAGAACTCATGACGAATGGCCTGACATATGCCACTGAGTTTCTCCCAACCTTCGGATTCTCTGCCATAGCTATTATTGGCCACGGTCGAGCGTATGTAATTAGTAAAAAAGAAGGTGATACCCGGGCAAATATTTCGCTTCAGGTTGAGCCTTACGCCATAGGTTCTGGTGGATTAATTGCCAGAGCTGCAATGCGATGCGGTAAAGACGCTCGTGATGCTGTACGGGTAGCGATTGAGATGGATTGCTACTCAGGCGGCAATGTCGATTCATTCACCATCGACCAACTGCCATACATCATTGTGGGGAAAGATTAAATGACACTTAAAAAAGGTCGAAGCAAAAAAGTTATCGGTGAGAACATCGCAACCGAAATTAAAGCCCACTAAGTGGGCTTGGTGGTGGAGTTTGGTGCGTGCGGAGTGTGCTTCATATGCCTCAATGAATGGCAATTTGGGCATAACGGAATCAGATTACTAGGGTGATTGTTAAGTCTGTTTTCGTCATCATGATGAACTCCAATTATTCTTGGCTCTTCATCATATCCGCAATCGTGACACTTATTTAACATGCCCCTAACAAGCATCCATTTTCTTGCTGTTGTAAATGATGCTGGTGATTCACTCCCCATTACCCGGTAATCAAAAGAGCATTGCTTACTGCAGCAATCTTTATCGGCGCTGGGTGATGTGAAAAAAGTCTCATTGCAAAAAAGACATTTTTTCTCAACCGTCCCTTTCTTGTTCATCGCTTTGTAGTAACAAGATCTTGAGCAATATTTTGCTTTGTTTGAGCGGGATGATATGTGACTAAACTCATTTCCGCACGTCACGCAGTTCGCTATTACCTGCACCTTAGCTGCATGCGCCAGACATGAGCGAGAGCAGTATTTAAAAGACTCAAGTCTATTTTTAGGTACGTAAACAATCTTTCCGCAATGTTGACACGGCAATTCAGATCCAGTTTTTAAATAACCCATAGGTGATTTATGCCCTTATCGAAAGGTAGTGATAAAAAGACGATTAGCTGAAATATCAAGAAGCTAATTGTACAAGAAAATAAGCCAAAAGACCAGGCGGTCGCAATTGCTATGAGCAAGGCCGGTAAGAAAAAGAAAGGAAAATAATTATGCAGAAACCGGACTGGGAAAGGATTGAGGTTGATTACCGGGCCGGTGTTCTTTCTGTAAGAGAAATTGCATCAAGCCAGGGAATATCTCATACCGCCATAAACAAGCGGGCAAAAGGTGAAGGGTGGGAGCGAGATCTAAACGCAAAGATTAATGCCAAAGCTGATGCCTTGGTTTCCAAGCGCGAGGTTTCCACTAAGGTTTCCACCGGAAACTCAATTTCAGAAAAGCAGATTGTCGAAGCCAATGCGGAGGTTATCGCTAATGTTCGCATGGAGCATCGAGGCGATATACGAAAGGCTCGGGCGCTAACTAATGCGTTGCTGAATGAGCTTGATGCTGAATGCTCTGACGTTCCGGCTCTTGAGCAGCTTGGTGAGTTGCTAAGGCGAGAAGATGATAAGGGAATGGATAAGCTAAATGACCTTTACCACAAGATCATTAGTTTACCTGGCAGGGTGAAAGCCATGAAGGATTTAGCTGATAGCCTGAAAAACCTTATCGCACTTGAGCGACAGGCCTATGGGCTAGATAACCCTGATGCAGGTAAAAATATCCCCCTCAAAGATAAAACTGACGACGAGCTAACGCGGCGCATTCAGGAGCTAATGAATGGAAAATCTGACGCGGGAGCAAAAGCTTGAGTTGGTTCAGCTTTTAGAAGAACAAAAGCGACGCCAGCACGTCTATAGGTATCGCGATTACTATGCGACGCGCTATGACTGGCAAAAGAAATTTATTTCCCACACCGCAAACTTTTCACAGGTTGCGCTGATCGCCGCTAACCGAGTTGGTAAAACTGACACTGCAACATTCATTGATGCCATTCATGCTATTGGAGATTATCCAGATGACTGGGCAGGTCATAGGTTTACGCATGCTCCCCTGATCTGGTGCCTTGGGTATTCAGGTGAAAAATGCCGTGACTTACTTCAAACCCCTCTAATTGGCCGTAAGACGGATAAGGGATGGGAAGGTGGGCTAATACCAGGTGAACTGATCACCGGCACTGAAATCATGCAGGGAACTGCCAATGCCATGCGTTCGGTGTATGTGAAACATAAATCAGGTGGCGTCTCCAAGATTCAGTTCTGGTCGTATTCACAAGGACAGCATGCATTGATGGGTGACGCCGTCGACTGGTTCCACATTGACGAAGAGCCAAAGGATCCGACCATTTACCCCCAGGTGCTGACGCGAACCGCAACTGGCGACTCAGGCAATGGCGGGCGTGGCATTCTGACTTTTACGCCAGAGAACGGGCGCACAGAGTTG is a window of Citrobacter sp. Marseille-Q6884 DNA encoding:
- a CDS encoding ASCH domain-containing protein — encoded protein: MANLQLAVNGEYFDQMKSGEKTEEYRLVNKYWCRRLSHGHNQKLPRRFDRLIITRGYPKRDDMSRRIDVPYAGYEVKVITHPHFGPEPVKVFAIKVNI
- a CDS encoding recombination protein NinB, yielding MKQQFHLVNESVKQNAINYIRELPVDAKRPLILDIKEMTRTAQQNRKLWPLLKDLSDQVLWFGNKYDSDDWKDLITAMVAKSNKQEQRMAPGLDGGIVMFGQRTSKMTVRQMVEVIEAIYWFGTQQNVKFSDKSRIEIEWAKQWGDRNA
- a CDS encoding recombination protein NinG, with the translated sequence MRKPTSRSCKICKTKFTAIYDNVWWCCPEHGFEYSQLLLAKKKLAAERKRKQEAQQERRELKVRKAALKPLSHWISITQRVFNDYIRARDGKVCISCGSKTAISYHAGHYRTTAAASQLRFNEDNCSSQCAACNVHKSGSITEYRSGLIKKIGLQRVLDLESDSRVVKYTKDSLAEIRQTYRKKLKEILND
- a CDS encoding antiterminator Q family protein, yielding MKLELTADQHRWIDNWLHLWGAWAQTGKIDKSMINMIANFMATVEGQQSSRPMCSDDDGMLIDAVLRHYLKNVDENAWRVIFAYYVCNSSEIRIASWQHAVSKPRLMKTRAGNQYKRPSLSTTRREVKETINAALFCLYQPLQNAFNGRESVRKVAKNVHNVLAFQ
- a CDS encoding class II holin family protein, yielding MYRMDKLTTGIAYGASATNTGYWLLQLTDRVSPSQWAAIGVIGSLVFGLLTYLTNLYFKIREDRRKAARGE
- a CDS encoding lysozyme, which gives rise to MSPALRNSVLGAIGGGAIAIASVLITGPNGNDGLEGIRYEPYQDVVGVWTVCWGHAGKDIILGKTYTKSECQALLDKDLNTVARQINPYIKVPIPETTRGALYSFVYNVGAGNFKTSTLLRKINQGDIQGACEQLKRWNKAGGVVWKGLITRREIEREVCEWGQK
- a CDS encoding lysis protein; this encodes MSRLTAIIIAVVVCIIVSLGWAVNHYRDNASEYKKQRDEKTKALNMANDTITDMQTRQRDVAALDTKYTQDLADAKKQLDDLQRCVRDGKCGLRVNAKCPTNGATGTGSLGDASGPRLTDSAQRDYFTLRERIATVTKQVEYLQDYIKTQCLR
- a CDS encoding DUF2560 family protein; amino-acid sequence: MAELNTMTDEQKFKLEIYKLVMSQNAAAEEAFSFIGTDQLKLELFKIHFQAGGANSDVTTRTIEAVRKSKEALGLFTTGA